In the Flagellimonas sp. HMM57 genome, one interval contains:
- a CDS encoding polyprenyl synthetase family protein, producing MVNSKTIDDYRAEFVSYLNQEIQSKEPKNLYEPINYILGLGGKRLRPVLTLMTTDLFGGKSKDAMNAALAVEMFHNFSLVHDDIMDDAPLRRGKTTVHEKWDINTGILSGDAMLINSYQFFESYPPDSFKELISLFSKTAVEVCEGQQYDVDFELRDDVSIPEYLKMIEYKTAVLVAAAMKMGAIIANASQQDADAIYDFGKNLGLAFQLQDDYLDAFGDPKSFGKQVGGDIIENKKTFLVLKAMELAPKEQKEGLMHLYSIRPKEATSKIETVKSIFMESGAVEETNAAIADYTKRAFNALNAINISESNKQVLKKFGENLMKRTV from the coding sequence ATGGTAAATTCAAAAACTATAGACGACTACAGGGCGGAATTTGTTTCGTACCTGAACCAAGAAATCCAATCAAAAGAACCTAAAAACCTTTATGAGCCCATCAATTATATTTTGGGGCTGGGCGGTAAGCGTCTGCGTCCAGTACTAACACTTATGACAACTGACTTGTTTGGTGGTAAGTCCAAAGATGCCATGAATGCCGCATTGGCCGTAGAGATGTTTCATAATTTTTCGCTGGTCCATGACGATATTATGGATGACGCCCCGCTCCGAAGAGGGAAAACTACAGTGCATGAAAAGTGGGATATAAATACGGGTATTTTGTCCGGTGACGCTATGCTCATCAATTCGTATCAGTTTTTTGAAAGTTATCCTCCCGATAGTTTCAAGGAACTTATATCATTGTTCAGTAAAACAGCGGTTGAAGTTTGTGAAGGACAGCAGTATGATGTGGATTTTGAATTACGGGACGATGTAAGTATTCCCGAGTATCTAAAAATGATAGAATACAAAACAGCAGTTTTGGTCGCTGCGGCCATGAAAATGGGAGCTATAATTGCCAACGCATCCCAGCAAGACGCCGATGCTATATATGATTTTGGAAAGAATCTTGGATTGGCATTTCAACTTCAAGATGATTATTTGGATGCTTTTGGGGACCCTAAATCTTTTGGCAAACAGGTTGGTGGGGATATTATAGAAAACAAGAAGACCTTTCTTGTTTTAAAAGCGATGGAGCTGGCACCAAAAGAACAAAAAGAAGGTCTTATGCATTTGTATTCCATAAGACCAAAAGAAGCCACTTCTAAGATTGAGACGGTAAAATCAATTTTTATGGAAAGTGGTGCCGTTGAAGAGACAAATGCTGCCATAGCTGATTATACAAAGAGGGCTTTTAATGCGTTGAACGCTATCAATATTTCAGAATCGAATAAACAGGTATTGAAAAAGTTTGGTGAAAACCTTATGAAACGGACAGTTTAA
- a CDS encoding RNA polymerase sigma factor, whose amino-acid sequence MVSNKENHNKLSTFFSEEYSSLRGYVHSKITDTTEQDAEDIIQDVALRIFSRSEDASPITNIAGFVYNAIKNRIIDIMRTGKRVRQENDEIDRLWADFAELFYSDADNAYPPGLKNALKYEIESLKPDYRDIILAIDFEGYSYREISEQTGISQGTLMSRRHRALSILSKKLEQEKTST is encoded by the coding sequence ATGGTATCCAATAAAGAAAATCATAATAAACTATCCACTTTTTTTAGTGAAGAATATAGTTCTTTAAGAGGGTATGTGCATTCAAAAATAACGGATACTACCGAGCAGGATGCCGAAGATATAATACAAGATGTGGCGCTGCGCATATTTTCAAGGTCAGAAGACGCTTCGCCCATAACCAATATTGCTGGTTTTGTCTACAATGCTATCAAAAATAGAATCATCGACATTATGCGGACGGGAAAAAGGGTAAGACAAGAAAATGATGAAATTGACAGACTTTGGGCCGACTTTGCTGAATTATTTTACAGTGATGCCGACAATGCCTATCCCCCAGGCTTAAAAAATGCCTTAAAATACGAGATAGAAAGCTTAAAGCCAGACTATAGGGACATTATTCTGGCCATAGACTTTGAAGGATATTCCTATAGAGAAATATCGGAGCAGACCGGTATTTCCCAAGGTACTTTAATGTCCAGAAGACATAGGGCATTATCTATATTATCAAAAAAATTAGAACAAGAAAAAACAAGTACATAA
- a CDS encoding TetR/AcrR family transcriptional regulator: MREKILHKATELFLNLGFKSVTMDDLANEMGISKKTIYSHFDNKTKLIEESTMDLFWCISNGIDEILTDKKNPIEELYEIKKFVMLHLKDEKSSPQHQLRKYYPKIFETLKKKEFEVMQKCVVDNIKRGMEIGIYRENLNIQFVARIYFSGAVSLGDLDLFPSTMFTKIELEDYYLEYHLRGIVTPKGRKILNSIINSNQE, translated from the coding sequence ATGCGAGAAAAAATTTTACACAAAGCAACGGAATTGTTTTTAAATCTGGGGTTTAAGAGTGTTACCATGGACGATTTGGCCAATGAAATGGGAATCTCAAAAAAGACGATCTACTCCCATTTTGACAATAAGACCAAATTGATAGAAGAAAGTACAATGGATTTATTCTGGTGTATTTCCAATGGCATTGACGAGATTCTGACCGATAAAAAAAACCCTATTGAGGAACTGTATGAAATAAAAAAGTTTGTGATGCTACATTTAAAAGATGAGAAATCGTCCCCGCAGCATCAACTACGAAAATATTATCCAAAAATTTTTGAAACTCTAAAAAAGAAAGAGTTCGAAGTAATGCAAAAATGTGTGGTCGATAATATAAAACGAGGAATGGAAATTGGAATATACCGCGAAAATCTGAACATACAATTTGTAGCCCGCATTTACTTTTCGGGTGCGGTAAGTCTTGGCGACTTGGACCTTTTTCCATCAACCATGTTCACGAAAATTGAGCTGGAAGACTATTACTTAGAATATCATTTAAGGGGAATCGTAACCCCAAAAGGAAGAAAAATATTAAACTCAATCATCAACTCAAACCAAGAATAA
- a CDS encoding TolC family protein yields MRTTLTSILLILPWFLLAQESTDKTSFSLDEAIIYALQNNYKAINADRDIVDAQKQKWETIAGGLPQIDGTVNYLNQLKQQVVQLPGEIADGEPGTFVEVVFGQPQQATATATLRQQIFDGSYIVGVQATKAFLSYSQNNKEKTDLDVRKAVVEAYGNVLLAQESVLISENNKTTLEKNLYETKRIFENGLGDEESVDQLQITLSSVENQLKNAKRLEKITLQMLNLMMGLPIDSPTSLTENLDDLAQEKIDLGLLDTEFKMENNVDFKLADNLNEQRFYELKLAKSRALPTLNAFINYGGISFGDSFTFLDNGQDWFAFSNFGVDLNIPIFSSFKRSASTQRAKIALEKAKTQLTEAEEQIRLQLANAKSDYILAIEEYGTSKENLKLAERIENKNQIKYSEGIATSFELRQAQTQLYTTQQEYLQSMVDVINRKTELEIILNQ; encoded by the coding sequence ATGCGAACAACACTTACAAGTATACTTTTGATTTTGCCATGGTTTTTACTGGCTCAAGAAAGTACCGATAAAACTAGTTTTAGTCTAGACGAGGCTATCATATATGCACTACAGAACAACTATAAGGCCATCAATGCCGATAGGGATATTGTTGATGCCCAAAAACAAAAATGGGAAACCATTGCTGGAGGATTACCACAGATAGACGGTACCGTAAATTATCTGAACCAATTAAAACAGCAAGTAGTTCAGTTACCTGGTGAAATTGCAGATGGTGAACCCGGTACTTTTGTAGAAGTTGTTTTTGGACAGCCCCAACAGGCAACGGCAACGGCTACGCTAAGGCAACAAATATTTGATGGCTCCTATATTGTTGGAGTACAAGCAACAAAAGCTTTTTTGAGCTATAGCCAGAACAACAAAGAAAAAACGGATTTAGACGTTCGCAAAGCGGTAGTGGAAGCTTACGGTAATGTACTTCTGGCTCAAGAGAGTGTTCTAATTTCAGAAAACAACAAGACTACTTTAGAGAAAAATCTTTATGAAACCAAACGCATCTTTGAAAATGGGCTTGGAGATGAAGAAAGTGTAGACCAATTGCAAATCACCCTTTCTTCAGTTGAAAATCAACTGAAGAATGCCAAGCGTTTGGAAAAGATTACGTTACAAATGCTAAATCTAATGATGGGGTTGCCCATTGATTCTCCAACAAGTCTTACGGAGAACTTGGATGATCTGGCCCAAGAAAAAATAGATTTGGGATTGTTAGATACCGAGTTTAAGATGGAAAACAATGTTGATTTTAAACTTGCCGACAATTTAAATGAACAACGCTTTTACGAATTAAAATTGGCCAAAAGTAGAGCTTTGCCCACCCTTAACGCTTTCATTAACTATGGCGGTATTTCGTTTGGGGATAGTTTCACTTTTTTGGATAACGGACAAGACTGGTTTGCTTTTTCAAACTTTGGCGTTGACTTGAACATCCCAATTTTTAGTTCTTTCAAAAGAAGCGCAAGTACCCAAAGGGCAAAAATCGCCTTGGAAAAAGCAAAAACACAACTTACAGAAGCAGAGGAGCAAATACGTCTTCAACTGGCAAATGCAAAGAGCGATTATATTTTGGCGATAGAGGAATACGGTACTTCAAAAGAAAACTTAAAACTTGCCGAACGTATTGAAAACAAGAATCAGATAAAATATTCAGAAGGTATAGCTACCAGTTTTGAATTGAGGCAAGCACAAACGCAGCTGTACACGACCCAGCAGGAATATCTACAATCAATGGTAGATGTTATCAATAGAAAAACCGAACTGGAAATCATACTTAATCAATAA
- a CDS encoding efflux RND transporter periplasmic adaptor subunit, translated as MKTIIYLVLTSVILYSCGGNSKATVESVIAGNDLAAMRTKRSEISEQQKVLENQIRSLDSVIATLDVNEKLPLVTTIEAKAENFDHYLELQGDVMTKQNVLIYPEISGTLNRVYVKKGQKVSKGQLLASIDDGGLSSQLAQMKTQSELAKTTFERQKRLWEQNIGSEIQYLQAKTSYEAQESAVKQMQSQVSKSNIRAPFSGIIDDVIKDQGTVVAPGPGSEVFRIVNLSNMYIEVEVPESHLPNVTPGKNVNVYFPVLGDSVTAKIRQTGNFINPSNRSFTAEIPVPSNDGRVKPNLTARVMINDYTNESAILIPQSIVSENAEGEQYVYVVEGDSVSADAIAKKTIITTGKTQGDFVEVLSGINNGDGIIDEGARSVKEGQKVKIKNAE; from the coding sequence ATGAAAACAATCATATATCTAGTCCTTACATCAGTCATTTTATACTCTTGCGGCGGAAATTCCAAAGCCACAGTGGAAAGTGTTATTGCTGGAAACGATTTGGCTGCCATGCGCACAAAACGAAGCGAAATCTCTGAACAACAAAAGGTTTTGGAAAATCAAATCCGTTCATTGGACTCTGTAATCGCTACTTTGGATGTTAATGAAAAACTACCATTGGTTACCACCATAGAAGCAAAAGCAGAAAACTTTGACCATTATCTTGAACTCCAAGGAGATGTAATGACCAAACAAAATGTGCTTATTTATCCAGAAATATCCGGAACATTGAATCGTGTTTATGTCAAAAAAGGACAAAAAGTCTCCAAAGGTCAGTTACTTGCATCAATAGACGATGGTGGATTGTCCAGTCAATTGGCACAAATGAAAACGCAATCCGAACTGGCTAAGACTACTTTTGAGCGACAAAAGAGACTTTGGGAACAAAATATCGGTTCAGAGATTCAGTACCTGCAGGCAAAAACTTCTTACGAAGCACAAGAAAGCGCTGTAAAACAAATGCAGAGCCAGGTTTCTAAATCCAATATCAGGGCACCGTTTTCAGGAATCATAGACGATGTTATAAAAGACCAAGGGACAGTGGTAGCTCCAGGCCCTGGTTCTGAAGTTTTTAGAATCGTTAACCTATCGAACATGTACATTGAAGTAGAAGTGCCCGAAAGTCACCTGCCCAATGTTACACCTGGGAAAAATGTAAATGTTTATTTTCCTGTGTTAGGTGATAGTGTTACCGCCAAAATCAGGCAAACAGGCAATTTCATTAACCCAAGTAATAGGTCTTTTACCGCTGAAATACCCGTTCCAAGTAATGATGGTAGGGTAAAGCCCAACTTGACCGCAAGGGTAATGATCAACGACTATACCAATGAAAGTGCCATTCTAATCCCTCAAAGTATTGTATCTGAAAATGCAGAAGGAGAACAGTATGTATATGTGGTCGAGGGTGATTCGGTCTCCGCTGATGCCATTGCCAAGAAGACCATTATTACAACAGGAAAAACGCAAGGAGACTTTGTAGAAGTACTTTCTGGAATAAATAATGGTGACGGCATCATCGATGAAGGTGCCAGAAGCGTAAAAGAAGGGCAAAAAGTAAAAATTAAGAATGCTGAATAG
- a CDS encoding efflux RND transporter permease subunit, translating to MSKQKKKVDKEFKLSSWAIDNKTTMYVLIAVILFLGASAYFSMPRESFPEIKETKIYISSIYPGNTAEDIEKLITDPLEDELKTVSNVTEITSTSQEDYSMIIVEFDEKITVEAALQKVKDEVDTETAGEDWPTFNGAKVEPNVFDLSMSEEIPILNINISGDYPVDKLKEYGEYLEDEIEGLQEIKQVDIRGVQEKEVEVAVDIYKMMAAQVSFDDVINTISRENMTTSAGNLITSGQRRTIRIVGEIDKPSELENFVVKAENGNPIYLKDIAKVSFKEEDKTTFAREFGHPVVMLDVKKRAGKNMVAAAEQIQVIVDKAVKNVFPQDVEVTIANDQSSKTIGQVDDLVNNIIFGIILVVTVLMFFLGFKNALFVGFAIPMSMFMSLMILNLLGYTMNTMILFGLIMGLGMLVDNGIVVVENVYRLMDEEGMSRVEAAKKGIGEIAFPIIISTLTTVAAFVPLGLWPGVMGQFMIYFPVTLSVVLGSSLFVAIFFNSVLVSKFMTTEDKSMPLKQIIRTTSIMGVIGLLILIFGGAYRALGTLMLFTAILLWIYRLFLRNWANGFQNKILPRWERLYERTLRYALSGKKAIFIAVGTFVLLFVAIAGFIFSAATQRTAIEFFPDNTPNQITVYIEYPEGTDIKKTNAITKDIEERVYDIINQNTYMNADFNFLTESAVSQVGEGAGNPMTDGGSAAEMPHRGKITATMREYKFREGADSNELMKEIQEALKDIYPGVAISVEKDAVGPPAGYPINIELEGDDYSELIVTAEKMRNYINSKNIPGIDELKVDVNKSKPAMLVEVDRKKAGELGVATGQVGQQLRNSIFGAKAGIYKEDGEDYDIYVRFNEQNRYNTSAIFNQKITFRDASSGQIKEVPVSAVAKQVNSSGFSAIKHRDVKRVVTVYSALAPGFNDAGVVVSKVQDEMKNFDGLPADIKIDYTGQIEEQEKEFSFLMGAFFTGLGLIFFILIFQFNSVSKPGIIMLAIFLSLIGVFGGIVATGSAFVIIMTMMGIISLAGIVVNNGVVLLDYTQLVIDRKKVALDLEEDDMLEREDFMEAVVKGGKARLRPVLLTAITTILGLIPLATGFNINFFTFFSEFNPNIYFGGDNVIFWGPLAWTVIYGLLVATFLTLVVVPILFSLVYRIKVRIRRNRNKKENNKKGTLEIAA from the coding sequence ATGAGTAAGCAAAAGAAAAAAGTAGACAAAGAATTTAAGCTATCGTCTTGGGCTATCGACAATAAAACAACCATGTATGTTTTAATTGCTGTAATCTTATTTTTGGGGGCTTCGGCTTACTTTAGTATGCCAAGGGAAAGCTTTCCAGAGATAAAGGAAACCAAAATCTACATTAGCTCCATATACCCTGGGAATACTGCTGAGGATATTGAAAAATTGATTACCGATCCACTCGAAGATGAGTTGAAAACGGTAAGTAACGTAACCGAGATTACATCTACATCGCAAGAGGATTATTCCATGATCATTGTTGAGTTTGATGAAAAGATTACTGTTGAAGCTGCTTTACAAAAAGTAAAAGACGAGGTAGACACCGAAACTGCTGGTGAAGATTGGCCTACCTTCAATGGGGCTAAAGTAGAGCCCAATGTCTTTGACTTGAGCATGTCCGAAGAAATACCAATTCTCAATATCAATATTTCCGGTGATTATCCAGTTGATAAGCTAAAGGAATATGGGGAATATTTAGAAGATGAAATCGAGGGCTTGCAGGAAATAAAGCAGGTAGATATTAGAGGGGTTCAGGAGAAAGAGGTAGAAGTTGCAGTGGACATCTATAAAATGATGGCTGCACAAGTAAGTTTCGATGATGTTATCAATACGATCAGTAGGGAAAACATGACGACCTCCGCAGGTAATCTTATTACGAGCGGACAGCGAAGAACCATTAGAATAGTTGGTGAAATCGACAAACCCAGTGAGCTTGAAAATTTTGTTGTCAAAGCCGAAAACGGTAATCCTATCTATTTAAAGGATATAGCAAAAGTGTCCTTTAAAGAAGAGGATAAAACTACGTTCGCAAGGGAATTTGGACACCCAGTAGTTATGTTGGACGTAAAAAAGCGTGCCGGCAAAAACATGGTTGCTGCGGCAGAACAAATTCAAGTCATCGTTGACAAAGCTGTAAAAAACGTATTTCCACAGGATGTAGAAGTGACCATTGCAAACGATCAATCCTCCAAAACCATAGGTCAAGTAGATGATTTGGTGAACAACATTATTTTTGGGATCATTCTGGTGGTTACAGTACTTATGTTCTTTCTGGGATTCAAGAATGCATTGTTTGTTGGTTTTGCCATCCCAATGTCCATGTTCATGTCACTCATGATTTTGAATCTTTTGGGGTACACCATGAATACCATGATTCTTTTTGGATTGATCATGGGGCTTGGTATGTTGGTAGATAACGGAATTGTTGTTGTCGAAAATGTATACCGCTTAATGGATGAGGAAGGTATGTCGCGCGTAGAAGCGGCTAAAAAAGGGATTGGGGAAATCGCGTTTCCTATAATCATATCTACGTTGACAACGGTAGCAGCGTTTGTTCCGCTTGGTCTTTGGCCAGGAGTGATGGGGCAGTTTATGATCTACTTCCCTGTAACCCTTTCCGTAGTTCTTGGTTCATCACTATTTGTTGCTATCTTTTTTAACTCTGTATTGGTCTCCAAGTTTATGACCACAGAGGACAAAAGTATGCCGTTAAAACAAATTATTAGAACTACCTCAATTATGGGCGTAATAGGACTACTGATTTTGATTTTTGGCGGAGCCTACCGGGCACTGGGCACTTTAATGTTGTTTACAGCTATCTTACTGTGGATTTACAGACTTTTCTTAAGAAATTGGGCGAACGGGTTTCAGAACAAGATTTTGCCAAGATGGGAACGTCTGTATGAAAGAACATTGCGCTATGCTTTGTCTGGCAAAAAAGCAATTTTCATTGCTGTTGGAACCTTTGTACTTCTGTTTGTAGCCATAGCTGGGTTTATATTCTCTGCAGCTACCCAACGGACAGCTATCGAATTTTTCCCAGATAATACTCCTAATCAAATTACGGTTTACATTGAATATCCAGAAGGTACCGATATTAAAAAAACCAATGCTATCACAAAAGATATAGAAGAGCGGGTTTATGATATCATCAACCAAAATACCTACATGAACGCGGATTTCAACTTTTTAACAGAAAGTGCGGTATCACAGGTTGGAGAAGGAGCCGGAAATCCAATGACGGATGGAGGTTCAGCTGCAGAAATGCCCCATCGTGGAAAGATAACCGCTACGATGAGAGAGTATAAGTTTAGAGAGGGAGCGGATAGTAATGAACTCATGAAAGAGATTCAAGAGGCATTAAAAGACATCTATCCCGGTGTTGCGATTTCTGTTGAAAAAGATGCCGTTGGCCCGCCAGCCGGTTACCCTATAAATATAGAATTGGAAGGTGATGACTATTCAGAATTGATTGTTACCGCGGAGAAAATGCGGAATTACATCAACTCAAAGAACATCCCAGGTATAGATGAGCTTAAGGTCGATGTGAACAAATCCAAGCCTGCAATGTTGGTTGAAGTTGATCGTAAAAAGGCTGGCGAACTCGGTGTTGCCACCGGACAAGTTGGACAACAATTACGTAATTCAATTTTTGGGGCCAAAGCTGGTATTTACAAAGAAGATGGCGAGGACTATGACATCTATGTTCGTTTCAATGAACAGAATAGATACAATACGAGTGCAATCTTCAACCAAAAAATCACATTCAGGGATGCATCCTCGGGCCAAATAAAGGAAGTTCCTGTTTCTGCAGTGGCCAAACAAGTGAACAGTTCTGGTTTTAGCGCCATAAAACATCGTGATGTTAAACGTGTTGTTACGGTTTATTCTGCACTTGCTCCAGGGTTTAACGATGCGGGAGTAGTTGTAAGCAAAGTTCAAGACGAAATGAAGAATTTTGATGGACTTCCTGCGGATATCAAAATTGACTATACGGGTCAAATAGAAGAGCAGGAAAAAGAGTTTTCATTTTTGATGGGTGCTTTCTTTACTGGGCTCGGATTGATTTTCTTTATCTTGATTTTCCAATTCAACTCGGTTTCCAAACCGGGAATCATCATGTTAGCAATATTCTTGAGTTTGATCGGAGTATTTGGAGGCATTGTTGCTACCGGTAGTGCCTTCGTTATCATAATGACCATGATGGGCATCATCTCATTGGCAGGTATCGTGGTCAACAACGGTGTGGTACTCTTGGACTATACTCAGTTGGTGATAGATAGAAAAAAAGTTGCATTGGACCTTGAAGAAGATGACATGTTGGAACGAGAGGATTTTATGGAAGCTGTAGTAAAAGGAGGTAAGGCGAGACTAAGACCTGTATTGCTTACCGCTATTACTACTATTTTAGGATTAATTCCTTTGGCAACAGGGTTCAATATTAATTTCTTTACGTTCTTTAGTGAATTTAATCCCAATATCTATTTTGGTGGAGATAATGTCATTTTCTGGGGACCCTTGGCATGGACCGTCATTTACGGACTATTAGTGGCTACGTTCTTAACCTTGGTAGTTGTACCAATTCTTTTCAGCCTTGTCTACAGAATTAAAGTAAGGATTAGAAGAAATAGAAATAAGAAAGAGAACAATAAAAAAGGAACTCTGGAGATAGCGGCCTAG
- a CDS encoding toxin-antitoxin system YwqK family antitoxin: protein MKKAIFFLAVMFSVCIYAQGTEPTLEKVGKMVKATYFHENGEIAQTGYLLKGKLHGQWFKYDTNGKKIASGKYNEGKRAGKWFFWEGQILKEVDFADNRIVNVKNWNQSELVSVDK from the coding sequence ATGAAGAAAGCAATATTTTTTTTAGCGGTGATGTTTTCGGTCTGTATATATGCTCAAGGTACAGAACCGACTTTGGAAAAAGTGGGGAAAATGGTAAAAGCTACATATTTTCACGAAAACGGTGAGATAGCCCAAACTGGCTATTTATTAAAAGGTAAGTTACATGGACAATGGTTCAAGTACGATACAAATGGTAAAAAAATTGCCTCTGGTAAGTACAATGAAGGTAAGCGAGCCGGGAAATGGTTTTTCTGGGAAGGTCAGATATTGAAAGAGGTCGATTTTGCGGATAATCGTATTGTCAACGTAAAGAATTGGAATCAATCTGAATTGGTTTCGGTAGATAAATAA
- the aspS gene encoding aspartate--tRNA ligase, with the protein MYRSNTCGELRASHITSKVTLSGWVHKVRDKGFVVWVDLRDRYGITQLVFDQDRTEKGLLDNAIALGRETVIQVKGEVIERASKNPNIPTGDIEVLVSELQILNESILPPFTIEDKTDGGEDLRMKYRYLDIRRNPVKDNLIFRHKVTMEVRKYLSDNGFIEVETPYLIKSTPEGARDFLVPSRMNEGQFYALPQSPQTFKQLLMVGGMDKYFQIVKCFRDEDLRADRQPEFTQIDCEMAFVEQEDILNAFEGLTKHLLKEVHGIDSGDFPRITYDDAMRLYGNDKPDIRFEMKFGELNAVAQHKDFNVFNSAELVVGIAVPDGASYTRKEIDKLVDWVKRPQVGAKGMVYVKCNEDGTYKSSVDKFYDQGDLAKWAEVTNAKVGDLICVLSGNTNETRAQMSALRMELAERLGLRKPDEFAPLWVIDFPLLELDEETGTYHAMHHPFTSPKPGQLELLETNPGDVKANAYDLVLNGNEIGGGSIRIHDKEIQATMFKHLGFTPEEAKAQFGFLMDAFQYGAPPHGGIAFGLDRLVAILGGQETIRDFIAFPKNNSGRDVMIDAPATIDNEQLKELHLKLDL; encoded by the coding sequence ATGTACAGAAGCAATACATGTGGTGAACTTAGAGCATCACATATTACATCAAAGGTTACATTAAGTGGATGGGTACACAAGGTACGGGACAAGGGCTTTGTTGTTTGGGTAGATCTGCGCGATCGCTATGGCATTACGCAGTTGGTGTTCGACCAAGACCGCACTGAAAAAGGACTTTTGGACAATGCCATAGCACTGGGAAGAGAAACTGTAATACAGGTTAAGGGAGAGGTGATAGAAAGGGCTTCCAAAAACCCTAATATTCCTACAGGAGACATTGAGGTACTTGTTTCTGAGCTTCAAATTTTGAATGAGTCGATTCTACCTCCATTCACTATAGAAGATAAAACGGATGGTGGCGAGGATTTGAGAATGAAATACCGCTATCTAGATATACGAAGAAATCCTGTTAAAGACAACCTTATCTTCAGGCACAAGGTTACCATGGAAGTCCGTAAATATCTATCGGACAATGGATTTATTGAGGTGGAAACACCATATTTGATAAAATCCACTCCAGAAGGTGCACGTGATTTCTTGGTGCCCAGCAGAATGAACGAAGGACAATTTTATGCGCTCCCACAATCGCCGCAAACCTTTAAGCAATTGCTAATGGTAGGTGGAATGGACAAGTATTTTCAGATTGTAAAATGCTTTAGGGACGAAGACCTGCGTGCAGATAGACAACCTGAATTTACCCAGATAGATTGCGAAATGGCATTTGTAGAGCAGGAAGACATTCTAAACGCTTTTGAAGGGTTGACCAAACATCTGTTAAAAGAAGTACATGGTATAGATTCTGGGGATTTTCCAAGAATCACTTATGACGATGCCATGCGCCTGTACGGTAACGATAAGCCCGATATTCGTTTTGAAATGAAATTTGGCGAACTCAACGCCGTGGCCCAACATAAGGATTTTAATGTGTTCAACTCAGCAGAATTAGTAGTTGGTATTGCAGTTCCAGATGGTGCTTCGTACACTCGTAAAGAAATTGATAAGCTTGTGGATTGGGTAAAACGTCCTCAAGTTGGAGCCAAGGGCATGGTCTATGTAAAATGTAACGAAGATGGCACCTATAAATCCTCGGTAGACAAGTTTTACGATCAAGGTGATTTGGCCAAATGGGCAGAGGTCACGAATGCAAAAGTAGGGGATTTGATATGCGTGCTTTCAGGAAACACCAATGAAACCAGAGCACAAATGAGCGCACTCCGTATGGAGCTTGCTGAACGTTTAGGACTTAGAAAACCAGATGAATTTGCTCCATTGTGGGTGATTGACTTTCCATTATTGGAATTGGATGAAGAAACAGGTACCTACCATGCTATGCACCATCCGTTCACCTCACCAAAACCTGGACAGTTAGAGCTATTGGAAACCAATCCCGGAGACGTAAAGGCCAACGCCTACGATTTGGTGCTTAATGGCAATGAAATAGGTGGCGGTTCCATACGTATCCACGATAAGGAAATACAAGCTACCATGTTCAAGCATCTTGGTTTTACGCCAGAGGAAGCAAAAGCGCAATTCGGATTCTTAATGGATGCTTTTCAATATGGTGCCCCACCCCATGGTGGAATTGCCTTTGGACTTGATAGGTTGGTCGCTATTTTGGGTGGACAGGAAACTATTCGAGATTTTATAGCATTTCCCAAGAACAACAGCGGAAGAGATGTAATGATAGATGCCCCTGCAACAATCGACAACGAACAATTGAAAGAACTACATTTAAAACTTGATTTATAA